Proteins encoded by one window of Panicum virgatum strain AP13 chromosome 7N, P.virgatum_v5, whole genome shotgun sequence:
- the LOC120683673 gene encoding peroxisomal membrane protein 11-4 isoform X1 codes for MSAGDTLEPHAMSAGDTLDKLVVFLAKRDGIDKLVKTFQYVSKLAHWGAESSRPEFARRAKSWETASGLSRKAFRSGRFLTGFNNLRRAPPGEFGALAVLANAGEMVYFFFDHFTWLSRVGVLEPWLARRSSFISAFGESVGYVFFIAMDLIMIRRGLRQERRMLREGGGGGKDADREKELGNIRMDRVMRLMATAANAADLIIGIAEVEPNPFCNHAVTLGISGLVSAGAGWYRNWPS; via the coding sequence ATGAGCGCCGGCGACACGCTCGAACCGCACGCCATGAGCGCCGGCGACACGCTCGACAAGCTCGTGGTGTTCCTCGCGAAGCGCGATGGCATCGACAAGCTGGTCAAGACGTTCCAGTACGTGTCCAAGCTGGCGCACTGGGGCGCCGAGTCGTCCCGCCCGGAGTTCGCCAGGCGCGCCAAGAGCTGGGAGACGGCGTCCGGGCTGAGCCGCAAGGCGTTCCGGTCGGGCCGCTTCCTGACCGGCTTCAACAATctgcgccgcgccccgccggggGAGTTCGGCGCGCTCGCCGTGCTCGCCAACGCCGGCGAGATGGTCTACTTCTTCTTCGACCACTTCACGTGGCTGTCCCGCGTGGGCGTCCTCGAGCCCTGGCTGGCGCGGCGTTCCAGCTTCATCTCGGCGTTCGGCGAGTCCGTCGGCTACGTGTTCTTCATCGCCATGGACCTCATCATGATCAGGCGGGGGCTGAGGCAGGAGCGCAGGATGctgagggaaggcggcggcggcggcaaagaCGCGGacagggagaaggagctgggcaACATACGGATGGACAGGGTGATGCGGCTCATGGCGACGGCCGCCAACGCCGCCGACCTCATCATCGGCATCGCGGAGGTCGAGCCCAACCCGTTCTGCAACCACGCCGTCACGCTGGGGATCAGCGGGCTCGTCTCCGCGGGGGCCGGCTGGTACAGAAACTGGCCGTCGTAG
- the LOC120683673 gene encoding peroxisomal membrane protein 11-4 isoform X2: MSAGDTLDKLVVFLAKRDGIDKLVKTFQYVSKLAHWGAESSRPEFARRAKSWETASGLSRKAFRSGRFLTGFNNLRRAPPGEFGALAVLANAGEMVYFFFDHFTWLSRVGVLEPWLARRSSFISAFGESVGYVFFIAMDLIMIRRGLRQERRMLREGGGGGKDADREKELGNIRMDRVMRLMATAANAADLIIGIAEVEPNPFCNHAVTLGISGLVSAGAGWYRNWPS; the protein is encoded by the coding sequence ATGAGCGCCGGCGACACGCTCGACAAGCTCGTGGTGTTCCTCGCGAAGCGCGATGGCATCGACAAGCTGGTCAAGACGTTCCAGTACGTGTCCAAGCTGGCGCACTGGGGCGCCGAGTCGTCCCGCCCGGAGTTCGCCAGGCGCGCCAAGAGCTGGGAGACGGCGTCCGGGCTGAGCCGCAAGGCGTTCCGGTCGGGCCGCTTCCTGACCGGCTTCAACAATctgcgccgcgccccgccggggGAGTTCGGCGCGCTCGCCGTGCTCGCCAACGCCGGCGAGATGGTCTACTTCTTCTTCGACCACTTCACGTGGCTGTCCCGCGTGGGCGTCCTCGAGCCCTGGCTGGCGCGGCGTTCCAGCTTCATCTCGGCGTTCGGCGAGTCCGTCGGCTACGTGTTCTTCATCGCCATGGACCTCATCATGATCAGGCGGGGGCTGAGGCAGGAGCGCAGGATGctgagggaaggcggcggcggcggcaaagaCGCGGacagggagaaggagctgggcaACATACGGATGGACAGGGTGATGCGGCTCATGGCGACGGCCGCCAACGCCGCCGACCTCATCATCGGCATCGCGGAGGTCGAGCCCAACCCGTTCTGCAACCACGCCGTCACGCTGGGGATCAGCGGGCTCGTCTCCGCGGGGGCCGGCTGGTACAGAAACTGGCCGTCGTAG